From the genome of Glycine max cultivar Williams 82 chromosome 2, Glycine_max_v4.0, whole genome shotgun sequence, one region includes:
- the LOC102660540 gene encoding uncharacterized protein DDB_G0271670 isoform X1 translates to MIIRDQIMEDVQNVRPDSQSILFPVIRQQAATNEMEAYDDFMTKLCNDIDNDILQMGEDNFKDLLSDEPIPLDGDISLDVLKAMEAGLGQELANTDTTGNSLNQFQSPVIPVHPYYGGASASSGAGVDANAFVAASAGGINASFGVGVNASGGNTSVRLATNPQNPLPVGATFGNFMFPNTTGNTLTHFQSCSSPPSFPVLPHASSSSSSHQQFPRFQSCSSPPSFPVLPHASSSSSSHQQFPRFQSCSSPPSFPVLPHASSSSSSHQQFPRFQSCSSPSFPVLPHASSSSSSHQQFPRYLPQQMTGINPQGILASMPQYNQGHFWLRPPSLTDFPNFVHAWEGSLVGKIHSYCEFLNQARVVRKPTSPVMLTAEWSERLKIVLFIPTNAINYTMKIIGGPIDYVFFHIIQFNNLNLYDYMMSKNLCAKIELPSQTLILSITQSKYHYLGAIFPEVSVEVNIISHYYLFFLNSKLCFCWNI, encoded by the exons ATGATCATTAGGGACCAAATCATGGAAGATGTTCAAAATGTTAGACCT GACTCTCAAAGTATCCTATTTCCGGTTATCCGGCAACAAGCAGCAACAAATGAGATGGAAGCCTATGATGATTTTATGACAAAGTTATGTAATGACATTGACAATGATATTCTTCAAATGGGAGAGGACAATTTCAAAGACCTTTTATCAGATGAGCCAATTCCTTTAGATGGTGATATTTCATTGGATGTTCTTAAAGCCATGGAAGCTGGACTAGGTCAAGAACTAGCAAATACTGATACAACAGGAAACTCACTCAATCAGTTTCAATCACCAGTTATTCCAGTGCATCCTTATTATGGTGGTGCTAGTGCAAGTTCTGGTGCTGGTGTTGATGCTAATGCTTTTGTTGCTGCTAGTGCTGGTGGTATTAATGCTAGCTTTGGTGTTGGTGTTAATGCTAGTGGTGGGAACACATCAGTTAGATTAGCAACTAACCCACAAAATCCTCTACCAGTCGGTGCTACATTTGGTAACTTCATGTTTCCTAATACAACAGGAAACACACTCACTCATTTTCAATCATGTTCATCACCACCAAGCTTCCCTGTGCTTCCTCATGCTAGTAGTAGCAGCAGTAGTCACCAACAATTTCCAAGGTTTCAATCATGTTCATCACCACCAAGCTTCCCTGTGCTTCCTCATGCTAGTAGTAGCAGCAGTAGTCACCAACAATTTCCAAGGTTTCAATCATGTTCATCACCACCTAGCTTCCCTGTGCTTCCCCATGCTAGTAGTAGCAGCAGTAGTCACCAACAATTTCCAAGGTTTCAATCATGTTCATCACCAAGCTTCCCTGTGCTTCCTCATGCTAGTAGTAGTAGCAGCAGTCACCAACAATTTCCAAGGTACCTTCCGCAACAAATGACTGGGATCAATCCACAAGGTATACTTGCATCGATGCCTCAGTATAATCAGGGACATTTTTGGTTGCGTCCACCATCTCTCACGGATTTTCCAAACTTTGTGCATGCATGGGAG GGAAGTTTGGTTGGAAAAATTCACTCTTATTGCGAATTCCTTAACCAAGCAAGG GTCGTGAGGAAACCAACATCACCTGTCAT GCTTACTGCTGAGTGGTCGGAAAGGCTCAAGATCGTTCTCTTCATACCCACAAATGCTATCAACTATACAATGAA GATTATTGGTGGACCCATTGATTATGTGTTTTTTCACATAATTCAATTCAACAATCTTAACTTATACGACTATATGATGAGTAAAAATTTG TGTGCAAAAATTGAGCTTCCTTCACAAACTCTTATCTTATCTATAACCCAAAGCAAATATCATTATTTAGGAGCAATTTTTCCAGAGGTGAGTGTGGAAGTCAATATCATTTcgcattattatttatttttccttaattcCAAGTTGTGTTTTTGTTGGAACATTTAG
- the LOC102660540 gene encoding uncharacterized protein DDB_G0271670 isoform X2, with product MIIRDQIMEDVQNVRPDSQSILFPVIRQQAATNEMEAYDDFMTKLCNDIDNDILQMGEDNFKDLLSDEPIPLDGDISLDVLKAMEAGLGQELANTDTTGNSLNQFQSPVIPVHPYYGGASASSGAGVDANAFVAASAGGINASFGVGVNASGGNTSVRLATNPQNPLPVGATFGNFMFPNTTGNTLTHFQSCSSPPSFPVLPHASSSSSSHQQFPRFQSCSSPPSFPVLPHASSSSSSHQQFPRFQSCSSPPSFPVLPHASSSSSSHQQFPRFQSCSSPSFPVLPHASSSSSSHQQFPRYLPQQMTGINPQGILASMPQYNQGHFWLRPPSLTDFPNFVHAWEGSLVGKIHSYCEFLNQARVVRKPTSPVMLTAEWSERLKIVLFIPTNAINYTMKIIGGPIDYVFFHIIQFNNLNLYDYMMSKNLCAKIELPSQTLILSITQSKYHYLGAIFPEDTIFVEPA from the exons ATGATCATTAGGGACCAAATCATGGAAGATGTTCAAAATGTTAGACCT GACTCTCAAAGTATCCTATTTCCGGTTATCCGGCAACAAGCAGCAACAAATGAGATGGAAGCCTATGATGATTTTATGACAAAGTTATGTAATGACATTGACAATGATATTCTTCAAATGGGAGAGGACAATTTCAAAGACCTTTTATCAGATGAGCCAATTCCTTTAGATGGTGATATTTCATTGGATGTTCTTAAAGCCATGGAAGCTGGACTAGGTCAAGAACTAGCAAATACTGATACAACAGGAAACTCACTCAATCAGTTTCAATCACCAGTTATTCCAGTGCATCCTTATTATGGTGGTGCTAGTGCAAGTTCTGGTGCTGGTGTTGATGCTAATGCTTTTGTTGCTGCTAGTGCTGGTGGTATTAATGCTAGCTTTGGTGTTGGTGTTAATGCTAGTGGTGGGAACACATCAGTTAGATTAGCAACTAACCCACAAAATCCTCTACCAGTCGGTGCTACATTTGGTAACTTCATGTTTCCTAATACAACAGGAAACACACTCACTCATTTTCAATCATGTTCATCACCACCAAGCTTCCCTGTGCTTCCTCATGCTAGTAGTAGCAGCAGTAGTCACCAACAATTTCCAAGGTTTCAATCATGTTCATCACCACCAAGCTTCCCTGTGCTTCCTCATGCTAGTAGTAGCAGCAGTAGTCACCAACAATTTCCAAGGTTTCAATCATGTTCATCACCACCTAGCTTCCCTGTGCTTCCCCATGCTAGTAGTAGCAGCAGTAGTCACCAACAATTTCCAAGGTTTCAATCATGTTCATCACCAAGCTTCCCTGTGCTTCCTCATGCTAGTAGTAGTAGCAGCAGTCACCAACAATTTCCAAGGTACCTTCCGCAACAAATGACTGGGATCAATCCACAAGGTATACTTGCATCGATGCCTCAGTATAATCAGGGACATTTTTGGTTGCGTCCACCATCTCTCACGGATTTTCCAAACTTTGTGCATGCATGGGAG GGAAGTTTGGTTGGAAAAATTCACTCTTATTGCGAATTCCTTAACCAAGCAAGG GTCGTGAGGAAACCAACATCACCTGTCAT GCTTACTGCTGAGTGGTCGGAAAGGCTCAAGATCGTTCTCTTCATACCCACAAATGCTATCAACTATACAATGAA GATTATTGGTGGACCCATTGATTATGTGTTTTTTCACATAATTCAATTCAACAATCTTAACTTATACGACTATATGATGAGTAAAAATTTG TGTGCAAAAATTGAGCTTCCTTCACAAACTCTTATCTTATCTATAACCCAAAGCAAATATCATTATTTAGGAGCAATTTTTCCAGAG GATACGATATTTGTTGAACCTGCCTAA